From Streptomyces sp. NBC_01460, a single genomic window includes:
- a CDS encoding sugar phosphate isomerase/epimerase family protein codes for MTLRLGYGTNGLTDLRLDDALGLLADLGYDGVGLTLDHMHLDPLAPDLADRTRQVARRLTGLGLGVTVETGARYVLDPRRKHGPSLLDPDPDARAARVALLLRAVDVAADLGAHAVHCFSGVVPPATGTDAGAADGTDAGRDLAWQRLADALGPVLDAAAGAGVPLAVEPEPGHLLATLADFHHLRALLGDPEPLGLTLDIGHCQCLEPASPVDCVKEAAPWLRHVQIEDMRRGVHEHLPFGDGEIDFPPVLEALAATGYTGLTVVELPRHSHAGPEMARTSIDFLRRATGTTNGAAPC; via the coding sequence ATGACCCTTCGCCTCGGCTACGGCACCAACGGGCTGACGGACCTCCGGCTCGACGACGCCCTCGGCCTGCTCGCCGACCTCGGTTACGACGGCGTGGGCCTGACCCTCGATCACATGCACCTCGATCCGCTCGCCCCGGACCTGGCCGACCGCACCCGTCAGGTGGCCCGCAGGCTCACCGGTCTCGGCCTCGGCGTCACGGTCGAGACAGGCGCGCGGTACGTCCTGGACCCCCGGCGCAAGCACGGTCCCTCCCTCCTCGACCCGGACCCGGACGCCCGCGCGGCGCGTGTCGCCCTGCTCCTCCGCGCCGTCGACGTGGCCGCCGACCTGGGCGCGCACGCGGTGCACTGCTTCAGCGGCGTCGTCCCGCCGGCCACCGGGACGGACGCCGGGGCGGCCGACGGGACGGACGCCGGCAGGGACCTCGCCTGGCAGCGGCTGGCCGACGCGCTCGGTCCCGTACTGGATGCCGCCGCCGGTGCGGGAGTTCCCCTCGCGGTCGAACCGGAACCCGGCCATCTCCTCGCCACGCTCGCCGACTTCCACCATCTGCGCGCCCTCCTCGGTGACCCGGAGCCCCTCGGGCTCACCCTGGACATCGGTCACTGCCAGTGCCTGGAGCCCGCGTCGCCCGTCGACTGCGTGAAGGAGGCCGCGCCCTGGCTGCGCCACGTGCAGATCGAGGACATGCGGCGCGGGGTCCACGAGCACCTGCCGTTCGGCGACGGCGAGATCGACTTCCCGCCGGTGCTCGAAGCGCTCGCCGCCACCGGCTACACCGGCCTCACCGTCGTGGAACTGCCCCGGCACTCCCACGCGGGCCCGGAGATGGCCCGCACCTCCATCGACTTCCTGCGCCGGGCCACCGGGACGACGAACGGAGCCGCACCGTGCTGA
- a CDS encoding TatD family hydrolase, translating to MRIFDPHIHMTSRTTDDYQAMYDAGVRALVEPSFWLGQPRTSPASFFDYFDALLGWEPFRASQYGIAHHCTLALNPKEANDPRCTPVLDALPRYLVKDSVVAVGEIGYDSMTPAEDHALAAQLQLAADHGLPALVHTPHRDKLAGLHRTIDVIRESSLAPELVLLDHLNETTVKAALESGCWAGFSIYPDTKMDEDRMITVLHTYGTDRVLVNSAADWGKSDPLKTRKVADTMLKAGFGEDDVDKVLWRNPVAFYGQSGRLQLDIAAPDPLHEGNSILRGGE from the coding sequence ATGAGGATCTTCGACCCCCACATCCACATGACCTCCCGCACCACGGACGACTACCAGGCGATGTACGACGCCGGGGTCCGTGCGCTGGTCGAGCCGTCCTTCTGGCTGGGGCAGCCCCGCACCTCGCCCGCCAGTTTCTTCGACTACTTCGACGCCCTCCTCGGCTGGGAGCCCTTCCGGGCCTCGCAGTACGGCATCGCACACCACTGCACGCTCGCCCTCAACCCGAAGGAGGCGAACGACCCGCGCTGCACCCCGGTACTGGACGCCCTGCCCCGGTATCTGGTGAAGGACTCGGTGGTGGCCGTGGGGGAGATCGGCTACGACTCGATGACTCCGGCCGAGGACCACGCCCTGGCGGCTCAGCTCCAGCTCGCGGCCGACCACGGTCTTCCCGCACTGGTCCACACGCCGCACCGCGACAAGCTCGCCGGCCTCCACCGCACCATCGACGTGATCCGTGAGTCCTCCCTCGCCCCTGAGCTGGTGCTGCTGGACCACCTCAACGAGACGACGGTGAAGGCCGCACTCGAGAGTGGCTGCTGGGCCGGTTTCTCCATCTATCCCGACACGAAGATGGACGAGGACCGCATGATCACGGTCCTGCACACCTACGGGACGGACAGGGTCCTGGTCAATTCGGCCGCGGACTGGGGGAAGAGCGATCCGCTGAAGACCCGCAAGGTCGCGGACACGATGCTGAAGGCGGGCTTCGGCGAGGACGACGTCGACAAGGTGCTCTGGCGCAACCCCGTCGCCTTCTACGGGCAGAGCGGCCGGCTCCAGCTCGACATCGCCGCCCCGGACCCGCTGCACGAGGGGAACTCCATCCTGCGCGGCGGGGAGTGA
- a CDS encoding EboA domain-containing protein has protein sequence MLIDRKELDDRLRGAARAWLDEALAEAAHAAGHPEAVSGNPPWELRFASAGRHCGFEHADSVRALLLVEAHAGLPAVTRLYEQGTAAERRAVLLTLHRLDLGAAALPLVEDALRTNDTRLVAAAVGPYGAAHLDTHGWRHAVLKCLFTEVPVEALDRLAERARGDAELARMLGDFAAERTAAGRTVPAGLRTVLDLTAPAPVPAPTSTEESR, from the coding sequence GTGCTGATCGACCGCAAGGAACTCGACGACCGGCTCCGGGGAGCCGCCAGAGCCTGGCTCGACGAAGCGCTTGCCGAGGCCGCGCACGCCGCCGGCCACCCCGAGGCCGTCAGCGGCAACCCGCCCTGGGAGCTGCGGTTCGCCTCGGCGGGGAGACACTGCGGGTTCGAGCACGCCGACTCCGTACGCGCCCTGCTGCTCGTCGAGGCGCACGCCGGCCTGCCGGCCGTCACCAGGCTCTACGAGCAGGGGACCGCCGCGGAACGCCGAGCCGTCCTGCTGACGCTGCACCGGCTGGACCTCGGCGCCGCCGCGCTCCCGCTCGTCGAGGACGCCCTGCGGACCAACGACACCCGGCTGGTCGCCGCGGCCGTCGGCCCGTACGGCGCGGCCCACCTCGACACGCACGGCTGGCGCCACGCCGTCCTCAAATGCCTCTTCACCGAGGTCCCCGTCGAGGCCCTCGACCGACTCGCCGAGCGGGCCCGTGGTGACGCCGAACTGGCACGCATGCTGGGCGACTTCGCGGCAGAACGCACGGCGGCGGGCCGCACCGTCCCCGCCGGGCTGCGGACCGTACTCGACCTCACGGCCCCGGCGCCCGTCCCCGCCCCCACGTCCACGGAGGAATCCCGATGA
- a CDS encoding sugar phosphate isomerase/epimerase family protein: protein MSRTPKDPELARRLSRRNVLGVAAGATAATLLSGAAAQATGPQAGRGHDRGKGHGHGKGRPVLPPGRLGIQLYSLRDKVSTLGFAPVFAELEEYGYDEIEFAGYTQGSAGAITLAQLKKLAKDHGLNPIGSHVGYYDDNNPGAYTFAQNLTKVLDEAEALGLKHIGTASGPFRYGSTVDGWKRAAEDFNTYGAAARARGMKFYQHNHAEEFSFATDKPKVRLYDVLLAETDPDLVYLEMDIYWAFCAQFRFGKRVDGTPAPFNPIDYVLKQPDRYPLFHVKDGTRNDSAVDGYDMTDVGDGDIDYKNFLSRVTARTHRGRTYHHWQTEHDNPVESFAFARKSSEHLHALRESRCGD from the coding sequence ATGAGCCGCACTCCGAAGGACCCCGAGCTCGCCCGCAGACTGAGCCGCCGCAACGTCCTGGGCGTCGCCGCGGGAGCCACGGCCGCGACCCTCCTCAGCGGTGCCGCCGCCCAGGCGACGGGCCCGCAGGCAGGCCGGGGACACGACCGCGGTAAGGGCCACGGCCACGGCAAGGGACGCCCCGTCCTGCCGCCCGGCCGCCTCGGAATCCAGCTCTACAGCCTGCGCGACAAGGTCTCCACCCTCGGCTTCGCCCCCGTCTTCGCCGAACTGGAGGAGTACGGGTACGACGAGATCGAGTTCGCCGGGTACACCCAGGGTTCCGCCGGGGCCATCACCCTGGCCCAGCTCAAGAAGCTGGCCAAGGACCACGGTCTCAACCCCATCGGCAGTCACGTCGGCTACTACGACGACAACAACCCGGGTGCGTACACCTTCGCGCAGAACCTCACCAAGGTCCTCGACGAGGCGGAGGCCCTCGGCCTCAAGCACATCGGCACCGCCTCCGGCCCCTTCCGCTACGGCTCCACCGTGGACGGCTGGAAGCGGGCGGCGGAGGACTTCAACACGTACGGTGCCGCCGCCCGGGCGCGCGGCATGAAGTTCTACCAGCACAACCACGCGGAGGAGTTCTCCTTCGCCACCGACAAGCCGAAGGTGCGGCTCTACGACGTCCTGCTCGCCGAGACCGACCCCGACCTGGTCTACCTGGAGATGGACATCTACTGGGCGTTCTGCGCCCAGTTCCGCTTCGGCAAGCGGGTGGACGGCACACCCGCGCCCTTCAACCCCATCGACTACGTGCTCAAGCAGCCCGACCGCTACCCGCTCTTCCACGTCAAGGACGGGACCCGGAACGACTCCGCCGTCGACGGCTACGACATGACGGACGTCGGCGACGGCGACATCGACTACAAGAACTTCCTGAGCCGGGTCACCGCCCGTACCCACCGGGGCCGCACGTACCACCACTGGCAGACCGAGCACGACAACCCGGTCGAGTCCTTCGCCTTCGCCCGCAAGTCCAGCGAGCACCTGCACGCGCTCCGCGAGAGCCGCTGCGGGGACTGA
- a CDS encoding nucleotide pyrophosphatase/phosphodiesterase family protein, which produces MTTPGTGPTPLLVLDVVGLTPQLLRHMPNLRAMAATGAQAPLSTVLPAVTCAAQSTFLTGTTPAEHGIVANGWYFRELGDVLLWRQHNGLVEGDKLWDAARRAHPGYTVANVCWWYAMGADTDWTVTPRPVYYADGRKEPDCYTRPPALHDELTEKLGTFPLFHFWGPGADLVSSQWIIDATRHIMATRTPDLALCYLPHLDYDLQRFGPDDPRSHRAAADLDRAMGPLLDDAKTQGRTVVALSEYGITRVERPVDINRALRRAGLLEVHTQDGMEYLDPMASRAFAVADHQLAHIYVRRPEDLEATRAALADLPGIEQLLDDEGKKAHHLDHPRSGELVAVAEKDAWFTYYYWLDDDRAPDFAQLVEIHRKPGYDPVELFMDPQDPYVRVKAVSAVARKKLGMRYRMAVVPLDPSPIRGSHGRLPTDDDEGPLILCSTPQAFGGRVRATEVKSLLLQLAGLR; this is translated from the coding sequence ATGACCACACCTGGCACCGGCCCCACCCCGCTCCTCGTCCTCGACGTCGTGGGCCTCACCCCGCAGCTGCTCCGGCACATGCCGAACCTCCGCGCCATGGCCGCGACGGGCGCACAGGCCCCTCTGTCCACGGTCCTGCCGGCGGTGACGTGTGCCGCCCAGTCGACGTTCCTGACCGGCACGACCCCCGCCGAGCACGGCATCGTCGCCAACGGCTGGTACTTCCGTGAGCTCGGGGACGTCCTGCTGTGGCGTCAGCACAACGGGCTCGTCGAGGGCGACAAGCTCTGGGACGCCGCACGGCGCGCCCACCCCGGCTACACGGTGGCCAACGTCTGCTGGTGGTACGCGATGGGCGCCGACACCGACTGGACCGTCACCCCCCGCCCCGTCTACTACGCCGACGGCCGCAAGGAACCCGACTGCTACACCCGGCCGCCCGCCCTGCACGACGAACTGACCGAGAAGCTGGGCACCTTCCCCCTCTTCCACTTCTGGGGTCCCGGCGCCGATCTCGTCTCCTCACAGTGGATCATCGACGCCACCCGGCACATCATGGCCACCCGCACCCCCGACCTGGCCCTGTGCTACCTGCCCCACCTCGACTACGACCTCCAGCGCTTCGGCCCCGACGACCCCCGCTCGCACCGGGCGGCGGCGGACCTCGACCGCGCCATGGGCCCGCTGCTCGACGACGCCAAGACCCAGGGCCGCACCGTCGTCGCCCTCTCCGAGTACGGCATCACCCGCGTCGAGCGGCCCGTCGACATCAACCGCGCCCTGCGCCGGGCCGGGCTGCTGGAGGTCCACACCCAGGACGGCATGGAGTACCTCGACCCGATGGCCTCACGGGCCTTCGCCGTCGCCGACCACCAGCTCGCCCACATCTACGTGCGGCGTCCCGAGGACCTCGAAGCCACCCGGGCGGCCCTCGCGGACCTGCCCGGCATCGAACAGCTCCTGGACGACGAGGGCAAGAAGGCCCACCACCTGGACCATCCCCGCTCCGGAGAGCTCGTCGCCGTCGCGGAGAAGGACGCCTGGTTCACGTACTACTACTGGCTCGACGACGACCGGGCACCCGACTTCGCCCAGCTCGTCGAGATCCACCGCAAACCGGGCTACGACCCCGTCGAACTCTTCATGGACCCCCAGGACCCCTACGTACGGGTCAAGGCGGTCTCCGCGGTCGCGCGCAAGAAGCTCGGGATGCGCTACCGCATGGCCGTCGTCCCCCTGGACCCCTCGCCCATCCGCGGCAGCCACGGCCGGCTCCCCACGGACGACGACGAAGGTCCGCTCATCCTCTGCTCCACCCCCCAGGCGTTCGGCGGCCGAGTCCGGGCCACCGAAGTGAAGTCCCTGCTCCTCCAGCTCGCCGGACTGCGCTGA
- a CDS encoding inositol-3-phosphate synthase, translating into MTAHAVRTGIWFIGARGSVATTATAGCAAIAAGLHPPTGMVTETPPFTGAGLPPLTSLVFGGHDTLDCPLPKRAEALAAGGVLPHGLPSAVAAELGAADTEIRPGGPLPGDTRTDEELIAAFAADIEDFTRRNGLARTVVINVASTEPAPGEGDSRLPASSLYAAAALRAGCPYANFTPSTGLRSPHLQDAVASCALPHAGRDGKTGQTLLRSVLAPMFVQRALPVRAWSGTNLLGGGDGAALADPAAAAAKNAGKERVLADTLGAAPEGEVHIDDVPAMGDWKTAWDHIAFDGFLGSRMILQTIWQGCDSALAAPLVLDLARLLARSHEAGLTGPRPELGFYFKDPDGGPAALPEQYAALLDFAGRLRDAR; encoded by the coding sequence GTGACCGCACATGCCGTTCGTACCGGAATCTGGTTCATCGGAGCACGCGGCTCCGTCGCCACCACCGCCACCGCGGGGTGCGCGGCCATCGCGGCGGGACTCCACCCGCCGACCGGCATGGTCACCGAGACACCGCCCTTCACCGGCGCCGGGCTCCCGCCGCTGACCTCCCTGGTCTTCGGCGGCCACGACACCCTCGACTGCCCCCTGCCCAAGCGGGCCGAGGCCCTCGCGGCCGGGGGAGTCCTCCCGCACGGCCTTCCCTCGGCCGTCGCCGCCGAACTCGGCGCCGCCGACACGGAGATACGGCCGGGCGGTCCGCTCCCCGGCGACACCCGGACCGACGAGGAGCTCATCGCGGCCTTCGCCGCCGACATCGAGGACTTCACCCGCCGCAACGGGCTGGCGCGCACCGTCGTCATCAACGTCGCCTCGACCGAACCCGCCCCCGGCGAGGGCGACTCCCGGCTGCCCGCCAGCTCCCTCTACGCGGCGGCGGCCCTCCGGGCCGGCTGTCCGTACGCCAACTTCACCCCGTCCACGGGGCTGCGCAGCCCGCACCTCCAGGACGCCGTCGCCTCCTGCGCACTTCCCCACGCCGGCCGCGACGGCAAGACGGGCCAGACGCTGCTCCGCTCCGTGCTCGCACCGATGTTCGTGCAGCGCGCGCTGCCGGTGCGGGCGTGGTCGGGCACGAACCTGCTGGGCGGCGGGGACGGAGCGGCGCTGGCCGACCCGGCGGCGGCCGCCGCCAAGAACGCGGGCAAGGAACGCGTACTCGCCGACACCCTCGGGGCCGCCCCCGAGGGAGAGGTCCACATCGACGACGTACCGGCGATGGGGGACTGGAAGACGGCATGGGACCACATCGCCTTCGACGGGTTCCTCGGTTCGCGGATGATCCTCCAGACCATCTGGCAGGGCTGCGACTCCGCCCTGGCCGCACCGCTGGTCCTGGACCTGGCCCGGCTGCTGGCCCGCTCGCACGAGGCGGGCCTCACCGGCCCGCGGCCCGAGCTGGGCTTCTACTTCAAGGACCCGGACGGCGGGCCGGCGGCGCTGCCCGAGCAGTACGCGGCGCTGCTGGACTTCGCCGGACGCCTGCGGGACGCCCGGTGA
- the eboE gene encoding metabolite traffic protein EboE, producing the protein MRFRHPDGSTVHLAYCTNVHPAETLEGVRAQLRDHCEPVRRRLGRDRLGIGLWLARDAARVLINDPAALRALRGELDHRGLEVVTLNGFPYEGFGAQEVKYRVYTPDWTDPERLAHTTDLARLLAALLPDDVPDGTISTLPIAWRTPYDTDPTAAVTAQKALRTLAQRLDALAELTGKSIRIGLEPEPGCTVETTADAIGPLTEVGHDRIGICVDTCHLATSFEDPDTALDALRAAGVTVAKAQLSAALHAEHPHLPEVRAALGAFAEPRFLHQTRTLTAAGLRGTDDLDEAVSGGALPDSTPWRSHFHVPLHAPPAPPLTSTLPVLQSVLARLVGGPVPLTRHLEVETYTWQALPAALRPRTRTQLADGIAAELTLARDLLADLGLKELP; encoded by the coding sequence GTGCGCTTCCGCCACCCCGACGGCTCCACCGTCCACCTCGCGTACTGCACGAACGTGCACCCGGCCGAGACCCTCGAAGGGGTGCGGGCCCAGCTGCGTGACCACTGCGAGCCGGTACGCAGACGGCTCGGACGGGACCGGCTGGGCATCGGTCTCTGGCTCGCCAGGGACGCCGCCCGCGTCCTGATCAACGACCCCGCGGCGCTGCGCGCCCTGCGCGGCGAGCTCGACCACCGGGGCCTCGAGGTGGTCACCCTCAACGGCTTCCCGTACGAGGGCTTCGGCGCCCAGGAGGTCAAGTACCGCGTCTACACACCGGACTGGACCGACCCGGAACGCCTCGCCCACACCACCGACCTGGCCCGGCTGCTCGCGGCCCTGCTCCCCGACGACGTCCCCGACGGCACGATCTCGACCCTGCCGATCGCCTGGCGCACCCCCTACGACACGGACCCCACGGCGGCCGTCACCGCGCAGAAGGCGCTCCGCACGCTGGCACAGCGGCTGGACGCCCTGGCCGAGCTCACGGGCAAGTCGATCAGGATCGGTCTGGAGCCCGAGCCGGGGTGCACGGTGGAGACCACCGCCGACGCGATCGGCCCCCTCACCGAGGTGGGCCACGACCGGATCGGCATCTGCGTCGACACCTGCCACCTGGCCACGTCCTTCGAGGACCCCGACACCGCCCTCGACGCCCTGCGCGCGGCAGGTGTCACCGTCGCCAAGGCACAGCTCTCCGCGGCCCTGCACGCCGAGCACCCGCACCTGCCGGAGGTGCGCGCGGCACTGGGCGCCTTCGCCGAACCCCGCTTCCTGCACCAGACACGCACCCTCACCGCCGCCGGCCTCCGCGGGACCGACGACCTGGACGAGGCGGTCTCCGGCGGAGCGCTCCCGGACAGCACCCCGTGGCGCTCCCACTTCCACGTCCCGCTCCACGCGCCTCCCGCGCCTCCGCTCACCTCCACGCTCCCGGTGCTGCAGTCGGTGCTGGCCCGGCTCGTCGGCGGGCCGGTGCCCCTGACCCGGCACCTGGAGGTCGAGACGTACACCTGGCAGGCGCTCCCCGCCGCACTGCGGCCCCGCACCCGCACGCAACTCGCGGACGGCATCGCCGCCGAGCTCACCCTCGCCCGCGACCTCCTCGCCGACCTCGGACTGAAGGAGCTCCCATGA
- a CDS encoding SCO3242 family prenyltransferase, translating into MTPLRLLAMVTGSPRLLGARPQAQAAPVRVPPVSLSGAGGTAPAPDRHGPRARLRAWAELLRVSALFTVPGDALAGAAAAGLRPGRGTALAVGASLCLYEAGMALNDWADREEDAVDRPHRPIPSGRVAPGAALAAAGTLTAAGLALAARAGRPTLAVASGLAATVWAYDLHLKHTRLGPAAMAAARTLDLLLGATATAATTATTTKATGATTAPAAPARPARVRAPAAALPAALALGAHTYAVTAVSRHETQGGSTTAPLAALAGVAALGTAVLRGRPAPWEPPRPHAAAGGLLLTVFTGAYLRTSATPLLHAALNPSPPLTQRAVGGGIGAMIPLQAALAARAGSPLNGLAVMGLVPLARALARKVSPT; encoded by the coding sequence GTGACCCCCCTCCGGCTGCTCGCCATGGTGACCGGCTCCCCGCGCCTGCTCGGTGCACGGCCGCAGGCGCAGGCCGCACCCGTGCGGGTCCCCCCAGTCAGCCTGTCCGGTGCGGGCGGGACTGCGCCCGCACCGGACAGGCACGGTCCCCGGGCCCGCCTGCGGGCCTGGGCCGAGCTGCTCCGGGTGTCCGCGCTGTTCACCGTGCCCGGTGACGCACTCGCCGGGGCCGCGGCCGCCGGGCTGCGGCCCGGCCGGGGCACGGCACTCGCCGTCGGGGCGTCCCTGTGCCTGTACGAGGCGGGCATGGCCCTCAACGACTGGGCGGACCGCGAGGAGGACGCCGTCGACCGCCCCCACCGCCCGATCCCGTCGGGCCGCGTCGCCCCGGGGGCCGCCCTGGCCGCTGCGGGCACCCTGACGGCCGCGGGCCTGGCCCTCGCCGCCCGCGCAGGCCGCCCCACCCTGGCCGTCGCATCGGGCCTGGCGGCCACGGTCTGGGCCTACGACCTGCATCTCAAGCACACCAGGCTGGGGCCCGCCGCGATGGCCGCCGCCCGCACCCTGGACCTGCTGCTCGGGGCCACGGCGACGGCTGCGACGACTGCGACGACCACGAAGGCCACTGGGGCCACGACCGCACCCGCAGCGCCCGCCCGGCCGGCCCGTGTCCGGGCCCCGGCCGCCGCGCTCCCCGCCGCCCTCGCGCTCGGCGCGCACACGTACGCCGTCACCGCCGTCTCGCGGCACGAGACGCAGGGCGGATCCACCACGGCACCGCTCGCGGCGCTGGCCGGTGTCGCCGCGCTCGGGACCGCTGTGCTGCGCGGGCGGCCGGCGCCTTGGGAACCCCCTCGGCCCCACGCCGCCGCCGGAGGGCTGCTGCTCACCGTCTTCACCGGCGCCTACCTCCGGACCTCCGCGACACCCCTCCTCCACGCGGCCCTGAATCCCTCCCCACCCCTCACCCAACGAGCCGTCGGCGGCGGGATCGGGGCGATGATCCCGCTGCAGGCCGCCCTCGCGGCCCGGGCCGGATCGCCACTGAACGGGCTGGCGGTCATGGGTCTCGTCCCTCTCGCCCGCGCCCTCGCACGGAAGGTGAGCCCCACATGA